A single genomic interval of Quadrisphaera sp. RL12-1S harbors:
- a CDS encoding cupin domain-containing protein: MSDDHGHSYTPEQGLHGGRSVSADVDVSVVTPDQRDAGTAQTAGGLHRWAAVSEAMNGASFWMGFAVLDPGGQTGVHHHGEAETAIYILKGTTRWWVGDRLDEPREARAGDFVHIPAGVVHWEQNASDTEPVEMVVVRSTQEAVVVNLHDHPHAPDHAR, translated from the coding sequence GTGAGCGACGACCACGGGCACAGCTACACCCCTGAGCAGGGCCTGCACGGCGGGCGGTCGGTGAGCGCGGACGTCGACGTCTCGGTGGTCACCCCCGACCAGCGCGACGCCGGCACCGCGCAGACCGCCGGCGGGCTCCACCGCTGGGCCGCGGTGAGCGAGGCCATGAACGGCGCCAGCTTCTGGATGGGCTTCGCCGTGCTCGACCCCGGGGGCCAGACCGGCGTGCACCACCACGGCGAGGCCGAGACCGCGATCTACATCCTCAAGGGCACCACTCGCTGGTGGGTGGGGGACCGGCTCGACGAGCCGCGCGAGGCCCGGGCCGGTGACTTCGTGCACATCCCGGCGGGCGTCGTGCACTGGGAGCAGAACGCCAGCGACACCGAGCCGGTGGAGATGGTGGTGGTGCGCAGCACGCAGGAGGCCGTGGTGGTGAACCTCCACGACCACCCGCACGCGCCGGACCACGCCCGCTGA
- a CDS encoding aminoacyl-tRNA hydrolase, giving the protein MSEPTWLPPEEEPWALSLVVRVERDAPPAHTDVLVSAARAVVALLVDERTTDPEGAFHDAVARWRGQRIRKIGRRARGSRWERTADLPHVEARSGSAQVRAFAPHPRDDAPTVLRDLQVGGLELTDPDPPLRDHGQSATRPPRQPVLTVRLAPGVAMSTGKAVAQVGHAAQLALERLDRAAVAAWLAGAEPDVATGLAVVVVQGAPVLPASRRVDVRDAGYTEVAPGTVTVSAGFE; this is encoded by the coding sequence GTGAGCGAGCCCACCTGGCTGCCGCCGGAGGAGGAGCCGTGGGCGCTCTCGCTGGTCGTCAGGGTCGAGCGGGACGCGCCTCCGGCGCACACCGACGTGCTGGTCTCCGCGGCCCGCGCCGTCGTCGCCCTGCTGGTCGACGAGCGCACCACCGACCCCGAAGGCGCCTTCCACGACGCCGTGGCCCGGTGGCGCGGCCAGCGGATCCGCAAGATCGGTCGTCGCGCGCGCGGCTCGCGGTGGGAGCGCACGGCCGACCTGCCCCACGTCGAGGCGCGCTCGGGGTCCGCCCAGGTCAGGGCGTTCGCTCCGCACCCGCGCGACGACGCCCCGACGGTGCTGCGCGACCTGCAGGTCGGCGGCCTGGAGCTCACCGACCCCGACCCCCCTCTCCGTGATCATGGGCAGTCGGCCACCCGCCCGCCGAGGCAGCCGGTGCTCACCGTCCGGCTGGCGCCGGGCGTGGCCATGAGCACCGGCAAGGCCGTCGCGCAGGTCGGTCACGCGGCGCAGCTCGCGCTGGAGCGCCTCGACCGCGCCGCCGTCGCCGCGTGGCTGGCCGGCGCCGAGCCCGACGTGGCCACGGGCCTCGCCGTCGTCGTCGTCCAGGGGGCGCCGGTGCTGCCGGCGTCGCGGCGGGTGGACGTCCGCGACGCCGGCTACACCGAGGTGGCCCCCGGCACCGTCACCGTGAGCGCCGGCTTCGAGTGA
- the kynU gene encoding kynureninase — MTAAADTTVLAQRAARLEAADALGDLRERFDLPDDGSVYLVGNSLGALPRAVAPAVADAVQRQWGRSRVGGWNTEGWWAAPQRVGDRIGALLGAAPGQVVVGDCTSVQLHKVHLAAASEARRRSTGTGQPVRRVVVADPGSFPTDLFVLASDARLAGLEVVLAAPPEVPAVLAARGDEVALVALSQVDYRTGELWDLPGLTRAAHDAGAPVLWDLCHSAGVVPADLDAHDVDYAVGCSYKFLNGGPGAPAWVYVPHRLQAGFANPVPGWNSAAQPFAMTGEYTPAPDIAVARTGTPQMISLLALEAALTAYDDVDVVAVRARSLSLTGFALEALDALVPEVEVVTPREPGRRGSALALRHPQAWGLTRALHARGVEGDFRAPDVVRWGVAPLYLSHADVLAAVVALRAVLDGGEHEAAERAERPTVT; from the coding sequence GTGACCGCTGCTGCTGACACGACCGTCCTGGCGCAGCGCGCGGCGCGGCTCGAGGCCGCTGACGCCCTGGGCGACCTGCGCGAGCGCTTCGACCTCCCGGACGACGGCTCGGTCTACCTCGTCGGGAACAGCCTGGGCGCCCTGCCGCGCGCGGTGGCGCCGGCCGTCGCCGACGCCGTGCAGCGCCAGTGGGGCCGCTCGCGCGTGGGCGGGTGGAACACCGAGGGCTGGTGGGCCGCCCCGCAGCGCGTCGGCGACCGCATCGGCGCGCTGCTGGGCGCCGCGCCGGGCCAGGTGGTCGTGGGCGACTGCACCAGCGTCCAGCTGCACAAGGTGCACCTGGCGGCGGCCTCCGAGGCCAGGCGGCGCAGCACCGGCACCGGCCAGCCGGTCCGCCGCGTCGTCGTCGCCGACCCCGGCTCCTTCCCCACCGACCTGTTCGTGCTGGCCTCCGACGCCCGCCTGGCGGGGCTGGAGGTGGTGCTCGCCGCGCCGCCGGAGGTGCCGGCCGTGCTCGCGGCCCGCGGCGACGAGGTCGCCCTGGTGGCCCTCAGCCAGGTCGACTACCGCACCGGTGAGCTGTGGGACCTGCCGGGCCTGACCCGCGCCGCCCACGACGCCGGCGCGCCGGTGCTGTGGGACCTGTGCCACTCCGCCGGCGTGGTCCCCGCCGACCTCGACGCGCACGACGTCGACTACGCGGTCGGCTGCAGCTACAAGTTCCTCAACGGCGGCCCGGGCGCCCCGGCATGGGTCTACGTGCCCCACCGCCTGCAGGCGGGCTTCGCCAACCCCGTGCCCGGCTGGAACTCCGCCGCGCAGCCCTTCGCCATGACCGGCGAGTACACCCCGGCTCCCGACATCGCGGTGGCCAGGACGGGCACGCCGCAGATGATCAGCCTGCTGGCGCTGGAGGCGGCCCTGACCGCCTACGACGACGTCGACGTCGTCGCGGTGCGCGCGAGGTCGCTGTCGCTGACCGGCTTCGCCCTGGAGGCCCTCGACGCGCTGGTGCCCGAGGTGGAGGTCGTCACCCCGCGCGAGCCCGGCCGCCGCGGCAGCGCCCTCGCGCTGCGCCACCCGCAGGCGTGGGGGCTGACCCGGGCGCTGCATGCCCGCGGCGTGGAGGGGGACTTCCGCGCGCCCGACGTCGTGCGGTGGGGCGTCGCGCCGCTGTACCTCTCCCACGCCGACGTGCTGGCCGCCGTCGTCGCCCTGCGGGCCGTGCTCGACGGCGGTGAGCACGAGGCCGCCGAGCGCGCCGAGCGGCCGACGGTCACGTGA
- the pdxT gene encoding pyridoxal 5'-phosphate synthase glutaminase subunit PdxT, with protein MSTVPLAPAEPTSTTPGDGPLVGVLALQGDVREHARALEAVGARAVPVRRPSELRAVDALVLPGGESTTIDKLARRFELHDLLRERIADGMPAYGSCAGLIMLADRLVDAIPGQQTFGGLDVLVRRNAFGRQVESFEEDLDVEGVEGGPVRAAFIRAPWVEQVGDGVEVLARTRTAAAADRVVAVRSGALLATSFHPEITGDHRVHALFVRMIEAAARR; from the coding sequence GTGAGCACGGTTCCCCTGGCCCCGGCTGAGCCGACCTCCACCACCCCCGGCGACGGACCGCTCGTGGGGGTGCTCGCCCTGCAGGGCGACGTCCGCGAGCACGCCCGGGCGCTGGAGGCCGTCGGCGCGCGGGCCGTCCCGGTGCGCCGGCCGAGCGAGCTGCGCGCGGTGGACGCGCTCGTGCTGCCCGGCGGGGAGTCGACCACCATCGACAAGCTCGCCCGCCGCTTCGAGCTGCACGACCTGCTGCGCGAGCGGATCGCCGACGGCATGCCGGCCTACGGCTCGTGCGCCGGGCTGATCATGCTGGCCGACCGCCTCGTGGACGCCATCCCCGGCCAGCAGACCTTCGGCGGGCTGGACGTGCTGGTCCGCCGCAACGCCTTCGGCCGGCAGGTGGAGTCGTTCGAGGAGGACCTCGACGTCGAGGGCGTCGAGGGCGGTCCGGTCCGCGCGGCCTTCATCCGCGCGCCGTGGGTCGAGCAGGTCGGAGACGGCGTGGAGGTGCTCGCGCGCACCCGCACGGCGGCCGCGGCCGACCGCGTGGTGGCCGTGAGGTCGGGCGCCCTGCTCGCCACGTCCTTCCACCCGGAGATCACGGGCGACCACCGCGTCCACGCGCTGTTCGTCCGGATGATCGAGGCCGCCGCTCGGCGGTGA
- a CDS encoding YebC/PmpR family DNA-binding transcriptional regulator gives MSGHSKWATTKHQKAVKDAKRSSAFAKLIKNIEVAARTGGGDPAGNPTLYDAIQKAKKNSVPNDNIDRAVKRGSGQETGGADYQTIMYEGYAAHGVAVLVECLTDNRNRAASDVRVAFTRNGGTMADPGSVAYLFTRKGVVEVPAAGHDEDDVLGAVLDAGAEEVNRVGDSFEVLSEATDLVAVRTALQEAGIEYDSAEAQFVPSMQVPLDGEQARSVLKLIDALDDLDDVQNVYANLDVPDGVLEDA, from the coding sequence ATGTCGGGCCACTCCAAGTGGGCGACCACCAAGCACCAGAAGGCCGTCAAGGACGCCAAGCGCAGCTCGGCCTTCGCCAAGCTCATCAAGAACATCGAGGTCGCGGCCCGCACGGGCGGTGGCGACCCCGCCGGCAACCCGACGCTCTACGACGCCATCCAGAAGGCGAAGAAGAACTCGGTGCCCAACGACAACATCGACAGGGCGGTCAAGCGCGGCTCCGGCCAGGAGACCGGCGGCGCCGACTACCAGACGATCATGTACGAGGGCTACGCCGCCCACGGCGTGGCCGTGCTCGTCGAGTGCCTCACCGACAACCGCAACCGCGCGGCCTCCGACGTCCGCGTGGCCTTCACGCGCAACGGCGGCACCATGGCGGACCCGGGCAGCGTGGCGTACCTCTTCACGCGCAAGGGCGTCGTCGAGGTCCCCGCGGCCGGGCACGACGAGGACGACGTCCTGGGCGCCGTCCTCGACGCGGGCGCCGAGGAGGTCAACCGCGTCGGTGACTCCTTCGAGGTGCTCTCGGAGGCGACCGACCTGGTGGCCGTGCGCACCGCGCTGCAGGAGGCCGGCATCGAGTACGACTCCGCCGAGGCGCAGTTCGTCCCGTCGATGCAGGTCCCGCTCGACGGCGAGCAGGCGCGCTCGGTGCTCAAGCTCATCGACGCCCTCGACGACCTCGACGACGTGCAGAACGTCTACGCGAACCTCGACGTCCCGGACGGGGTCCTCGAGGACGCCTGA
- the ruvC gene encoding crossover junction endodeoxyribonuclease RuvC, whose protein sequence is MRVMGVDPGLTRCGWGVVDGLPGRRAKLVAVGVVRTEPELPLAQRLLQVADGLTTVLRECLPDAVAVERVFARNDVSTIMGTAQASGIAMMLAAQHGLPVATHTPSEVKAAVTGNGRADKAQVTLMITKILALAEAPRPADAADGLALAICHLWRGGPTALAAGQDTAYHHDPLASVAGSAGAPTAAQTAWARAAAAARAQPKEWKLPAKTR, encoded by the coding sequence GTGCGCGTCATGGGGGTCGACCCGGGCCTCACCCGCTGCGGGTGGGGCGTGGTGGACGGCCTGCCGGGCCGCCGCGCGAAGCTCGTGGCCGTCGGAGTGGTCCGCACCGAGCCGGAGCTCCCGCTGGCGCAGCGCCTGCTGCAGGTGGCGGACGGGCTCACCACCGTCCTGCGGGAGTGCCTCCCGGACGCGGTGGCCGTGGAGCGGGTCTTCGCCCGCAACGACGTCTCGACGATCATGGGCACGGCGCAGGCCAGCGGCATCGCCATGATGCTCGCGGCCCAGCACGGCCTCCCGGTGGCGACCCACACTCCCAGCGAGGTCAAGGCCGCCGTCACCGGCAACGGGCGCGCGGACAAGGCGCAGGTCACCCTGATGATCACCAAGATCCTCGCCCTGGCGGAGGCCCCGCGGCCGGCGGACGCCGCCGACGGGCTGGCGCTGGCGATCTGCCACCTGTGGCGCGGCGGCCCGACGGCCCTGGCCGCGGGCCAGGACACCGCGTACCACCACGACCCGCTCGCCTCCGTCGCCGGCAGCGCCGGCGCCCCCACGGCGGCGCAGACGGCGTGGGCCCGTGCCGCCGCAGCGGCACGGGCCCAGCCCAAGGAGTGGAAGCTCCCCGCGAAGACGCGGTGA
- the ruvA gene encoding Holliday junction branch migration protein RuvA, which yields MIASVRGTVLSLRLDGVVVEVGGVGMLVHTTPRALADLRRGSEALLHTSLVVREDSLTLFGFAEADEREVFEVLQSVTGVGPRLALAVLAVHSPEELRVAVASQDLVALKRVPGIGQKGAQRMVLDLADRIGAPSGEVPAPRAGRAAPVAAPAAAKPAPSPVVEALVGFGFSAKQAEDAVAAVTADDAEGAAEGDGGSSAELATTLRAALRHLGRH from the coding sequence ATGATCGCTTCGGTCCGCGGCACCGTGCTCTCCCTGCGGCTCGACGGCGTCGTCGTGGAGGTGGGGGGCGTCGGCATGCTCGTCCACACCACCCCCCGCGCCCTCGCCGACCTGCGCCGCGGCTCCGAGGCGCTGCTGCACACGAGCCTGGTGGTGCGCGAGGACTCCCTGACCCTGTTCGGGTTCGCCGAGGCCGACGAGCGCGAGGTCTTCGAGGTGCTGCAGTCCGTCACGGGCGTCGGTCCCCGCCTGGCGCTGGCCGTGCTGGCGGTCCACTCGCCCGAGGAGCTGCGCGTCGCCGTCGCCTCCCAGGACCTCGTGGCCCTCAAGCGCGTGCCGGGCATCGGCCAGAAGGGCGCCCAGCGCATGGTGCTCGACCTGGCGGACCGGATCGGCGCCCCCAGCGGTGAGGTCCCGGCGCCGCGGGCCGGCCGCGCCGCTCCGGTCGCCGCCCCGGCGGCCGCGAAGCCCGCTCCCTCCCCGGTGGTGGAGGCGCTGGTCGGCTTCGGGTTCTCCGCGAAGCAGGCGGAAGACGCCGTGGCCGCGGTGACCGCTGACGACGCGGAGGGCGCCGCGGAGGGTGACGGCGGGTCCTCCGCCGAGCTCGCGACCACGCTGCGCGCCGCGCTGCGCCACCTCGGGCGGCACTGA
- the ruvB gene encoding Holliday junction branch migration DNA helicase RuvB: MMADRSRELSGQPGGPEEDDGALGVRLVEPGADDTERAAESALRPKRLRDFVGQQVVRAQLSIVLESARARGRAPDHVLLSGPPGLGKTTLSMIIAAELGTNLRITSGPAIQHAGDLAAVLTSLEEGDVLFVDEVHRVARPAEELLYVAMEDFRVDVVVGKGPGATAIPLDLPPFTLVGATTRAGLLPAPLRDRFGFTAHLDFYSPAELQQVLHRSAALLGVALTSEGAAEVARRSRGTPRIANRLLRRVRDWSLVRGSGATGGGAVVDEASARAALEVYEVDPLGLDRIDRAVLRALCRTFGGGPVGLSTLAVSVGEEAETVETVVEPFLVREGMIGRTPRGRVATDAAWRHLGLEPPLQRPGGLPGQLELGEPGGGRSPEHLPRTPDAPGDGR, from the coding sequence CTGATGGCGGACCGCTCGCGCGAGCTCTCGGGGCAGCCGGGAGGGCCGGAGGAGGACGACGGCGCGCTGGGGGTCCGCCTCGTCGAGCCGGGAGCGGACGACACCGAGCGCGCGGCCGAGAGCGCGCTGCGCCCCAAGCGCCTGCGCGACTTCGTCGGCCAGCAGGTGGTGCGCGCCCAGCTGTCGATCGTGCTGGAGTCGGCCCGCGCCCGCGGCCGCGCCCCCGACCACGTGCTGCTCTCGGGGCCCCCGGGCCTCGGGAAGACCACGCTGTCGATGATCATCGCGGCCGAGCTGGGCACCAACCTGCGCATCACCTCCGGTCCGGCCATCCAGCACGCGGGAGACCTGGCCGCGGTGCTCACGTCCCTGGAGGAGGGCGACGTGCTCTTCGTGGACGAGGTGCACCGCGTGGCGCGCCCCGCTGAGGAGCTGCTCTACGTGGCCATGGAGGACTTCCGGGTGGACGTGGTGGTCGGCAAGGGGCCGGGCGCCACCGCCATCCCGCTGGACCTGCCGCCGTTCACCCTGGTCGGGGCCACCACGCGCGCCGGGCTCCTGCCCGCGCCGCTGCGCGACAGGTTCGGCTTCACCGCCCACCTCGACTTCTACTCGCCCGCGGAGCTGCAGCAGGTGCTGCACCGGTCCGCCGCCCTGCTCGGGGTGGCGCTGACCAGCGAGGGCGCCGCCGAGGTCGCGCGCCGCTCCCGGGGCACGCCCCGCATCGCCAACCGCCTGCTGCGCCGCGTGCGCGACTGGTCGCTCGTGCGCGGCAGCGGGGCCACCGGGGGCGGGGCCGTGGTGGACGAGGCGTCGGCGCGCGCCGCGCTGGAGGTCTACGAGGTCGACCCGCTCGGCCTGGACCGGATCGACAGGGCCGTGCTGCGCGCCCTGTGCCGCACCTTCGGCGGCGGCCCGGTCGGGCTCTCGACGCTCGCGGTGTCCGTGGGGGAGGAGGCCGAGACCGTCGAGACCGTCGTGGAGCCGTTCCTCGTGCGGGAGGGCATGATCGGCCGCACCCCGAGGGGCCGGGTGGCCACCGACGCCGCGTGGCGCCACCTCGGCCTGGAGCCGCCGCTGCAGCGCCCTGGCGGGCTGCCCGGGCAGCTGGAGCTGGGGGAGCCCGGCGGGGGCCGCTCCCCGGAGCACCTTCCGCGAACCCCGGATGCTCCCGGCGACGGCAGGTAG
- the yajC gene encoding preprotein translocase subunit YajC, whose protein sequence is MDALILLLPIALLLFLILRGRKQQRSVSDLQASLAVGQRVMTASGLYGTVVDVTDTTVDLEPSPGVRLTWARAAVARVVDEPSTTSPTEPEALPPVSGGTAPGAAGTADEAPERHDR, encoded by the coding sequence ATGGACGCCTTGATCCTGCTGCTCCCGATCGCCCTGCTGCTCTTCCTCATCCTGCGAGGACGCAAGCAGCAGCGGTCGGTCTCCGACCTGCAGGCCTCCCTGGCCGTCGGCCAGCGCGTCATGACGGCCTCCGGCCTCTACGGCACGGTCGTCGACGTCACGGACACCACCGTCGACCTCGAGCCGTCCCCGGGCGTGCGCCTGACCTGGGCCCGCGCCGCGGTCGCCCGCGTCGTCGACGAGCCCAGCACCACCTCGCCCACCGAGCCGGAGGCCCTGCCGCCGGTCTCCGGTGGCACCGCCCCCGGCGCCGCGGGCACCGCTGACGAGGCGCCGGAGCGCCACGACCGCTGA
- the secD gene encoding protein translocase subunit SecD, translating to MARSRSSTSRARRSLLWLTAVVAVLVAGLGSAVRFSDAGWTPKLALDLAGGTQIILTPQLRGGETANQITPQTIADAITIIRQRVDSSGLTEAEITSSGGNNIVVSLPGDPASQSGAVALVSQSAQMRFRPVLYVASAAPAAAATPTAGATPTAGATPTDGATPAATGEAPAASQSATGGAAPSESQQGSRLPGALLSGATPSAAASGAASSAAASPAASSTAATPAPSPTSPSDLSQVTPELLAKFQALDCSNPVQVGTQLDDVVTGPIVTCDSTGAEKYILGPVEVEGTDISDATAGLRTTSTGATTNEWVVNLSFDSRGRDEFATTSTRLFGLQAPQNRFAIVLDGTVVSAPTIQSPITDGNAQISGSFTQDSATTLANQLKFGALPISFTTQSVDRISAVLGTEQLERGLLAGAIGLLLVVLYSLAQYRALGLVTVASLVLAGGISYLLTVLLGWYQGYRLSLAGVAGFIVSIGITADSFIVFFERVRDEVREGRSLTSAVETGWARARRTIIISDVVNFMAAAVLYFLAVGGVKGFAFILGLTTVIDLLVVALFTHPVLVLLARRRFFASGHRLSGFDGERLGRAPAYAGRGRVRTPVEQAPRAARSRSRDGEGASSGSGFDTPDDGAERREPVTTGSGGRTTIAQRRAAEAARQRGADGDDGASGTTTEER from the coding sequence TTGGCACGCTCCCGATCCTCAACGTCCCGCGCCCGGCGCTCCCTGCTCTGGCTGACCGCGGTCGTCGCCGTCCTCGTCGCCGGTCTCGGGTCGGCGGTCCGCTTCAGCGACGCCGGCTGGACGCCCAAGCTGGCCCTGGACCTGGCCGGCGGCACGCAGATCATCCTGACGCCGCAGCTGCGGGGCGGTGAGACCGCCAACCAGATCACGCCGCAGACCATCGCCGACGCGATCACCATCATCCGCCAGCGCGTGGACTCCTCCGGCCTCACCGAGGCGGAGATCACCAGCTCCGGCGGCAACAACATCGTGGTCAGCCTCCCCGGTGACCCGGCCTCGCAGTCGGGCGCCGTCGCGCTGGTCTCGCAGTCCGCGCAGATGCGCTTCCGGCCGGTCCTCTACGTGGCCTCGGCCGCCCCCGCGGCGGCGGCCACCCCGACCGCCGGCGCCACGCCCACCGCCGGTGCCACCCCGACTGACGGCGCCACCCCCGCCGCGACCGGCGAGGCCCCCGCGGCCAGCCAGAGCGCCACCGGCGGCGCGGCGCCGTCCGAGAGCCAGCAGGGCAGCCGCCTGCCGGGAGCGCTGCTGTCGGGGGCCACTCCGTCCGCCGCGGCCTCCGGAGCGGCGTCCAGCGCGGCGGCGAGCCCCGCGGCGTCCAGCACCGCGGCGACGCCCGCCCCGAGCCCGACCAGCCCCAGCGACCTCAGCCAGGTCACCCCGGAGCTGCTCGCGAAGTTCCAGGCGCTCGACTGCAGCAACCCGGTGCAGGTCGGCACGCAGCTGGACGACGTCGTCACCGGGCCCATCGTCACCTGCGACAGCACCGGCGCCGAGAAGTACATCCTCGGTCCGGTCGAGGTCGAGGGCACCGACATCAGCGACGCCACCGCCGGGCTGCGCACCACCAGCACCGGCGCCACCACCAACGAGTGGGTGGTCAACCTCAGCTTCGACAGCCGCGGTCGCGACGAGTTCGCCACGACCAGCACCCGGCTGTTCGGCCTGCAGGCCCCGCAGAACCGCTTCGCCATCGTCCTCGACGGCACGGTGGTCTCGGCGCCGACCATCCAGAGCCCCATCACGGACGGCAACGCCCAGATCAGCGGCTCCTTCACGCAGGACTCCGCCACCACGCTGGCGAACCAGCTGAAGTTCGGCGCCCTGCCGATCTCCTTCACCACCCAGAGCGTGGACCGCATCTCCGCCGTCCTGGGCACCGAGCAGCTGGAGCGAGGTCTCCTGGCGGGTGCCATCGGCCTGCTGCTGGTGGTCCTGTACTCCCTGGCGCAGTACCGGGCCCTCGGCCTGGTGACCGTCGCCAGCCTGGTGCTCGCCGGAGGCATCTCCTACCTGCTGACGGTGCTGCTGGGCTGGTACCAGGGCTACCGCCTCAGCCTGGCCGGCGTCGCCGGCTTCATCGTCTCCATCGGCATCACCGCCGACTCGTTCATCGTGTTCTTCGAACGCGTCCGGGACGAGGTCCGCGAGGGCCGGTCCCTGACGTCGGCCGTGGAGACGGGCTGGGCCCGTGCCCGTCGGACGATCATCATCTCCGACGTCGTGAACTTCATGGCGGCCGCCGTGCTGTACTTCCTCGCCGTCGGCGGGGTGAAGGGCTTCGCCTTCATCCTCGGTCTGACCACGGTCATCGACCTGCTGGTGGTGGCGCTCTTCACGCACCCCGTGCTGGTGCTGCTGGCCCGGCGGAGGTTCTTCGCCTCGGGCCACCGGCTCTCCGGCTTCGACGGCGAGCGCCTCGGCCGCGCGCCCGCCTACGCCGGTCGCGGACGCGTGCGCACCCCCGTCGAGCAGGCCCCCCGCGCGGCGAGGTCGCGCTCGAGGGACGGCGAGGGCGCGTCCTCCGGCAGCGGCTTCGACACCCCCGACGACGGCGCCGAGCGCCGCGAGCCGGTGACCACCGGCTCGGGGGGCCGCACCACCATCGCCCAGCGCCGCGCCGCGGAGGCAGCGCGCCAGCGCGGTGCCGACGGGGACGACGGCGCCTCCGGCACGACCACCGAGGAGCGCTGA
- the secF gene encoding protein translocase subunit SecF produces the protein MPSFSQFGNDLYAGRRGLDVMRTRRVWYAVAAVMVGLSVVLLLTKGLNAGIEFRGGSEFRVSGVSTTAQDPAEAAVRSVVPDGQPPLISTVGDNAIRVQTEQLSQQQTDAVASALAKGYSVPAGNVTDSFVGPSWGADVTSNALTGLGIFVLLAAVVLALYFRTWKMSVAALVALVHDVVITAGVYSLSGFEVTPATVIGFLTILGYSLYDTVVVFDKIRENTEHVLSSGSKTFAEASNLAVNQTLVRSINTSVVALLPVASILFIGALLLGAGTLRDISLALFVGIIAGTYSSVFLAPPLYVQMREREPDIARQREKVLARRGGTAVPTTGSTSAVSAGSGGDRGDGTSTGTATAVLERPSTRRTPRSPSGGQRSQPRRPGGRRR, from the coding sequence ATGCCGTCCTTCTCCCAGTTCGGCAACGACCTCTACGCCGGCAGGCGCGGACTCGACGTCATGCGCACCCGCCGCGTCTGGTACGCCGTGGCGGCGGTCATGGTGGGCCTGTCGGTGGTGCTGCTGCTCACCAAGGGCCTCAACGCGGGCATCGAGTTCCGGGGCGGGTCGGAGTTCCGCGTCTCCGGCGTGAGCACCACCGCCCAGGACCCGGCGGAGGCCGCCGTCCGCTCCGTCGTGCCCGACGGTCAGCCCCCGCTCATCTCCACCGTCGGCGACAACGCCATCCGCGTGCAGACCGAGCAGCTGAGCCAGCAGCAGACCGACGCCGTCGCCAGCGCGCTGGCGAAGGGCTACTCCGTGCCGGCCGGCAACGTCACCGACTCCTTCGTCGGTCCCAGCTGGGGCGCCGACGTCACCAGCAACGCGCTGACGGGCCTGGGCATCTTCGTCCTGCTGGCGGCGGTGGTGCTGGCGCTGTACTTCCGCACCTGGAAGATGTCGGTGGCGGCGCTGGTGGCCCTCGTCCACGACGTGGTGATCACCGCCGGGGTCTACTCGCTGTCGGGCTTCGAGGTCACGCCCGCCACGGTCATCGGCTTCCTGACCATCCTCGGCTACTCCCTCTACGACACCGTGGTGGTCTTCGACAAGATCCGCGAGAACACCGAGCACGTGCTCTCCAGCGGCTCCAAGACCTTCGCCGAGGCGTCCAACCTGGCGGTCAACCAGACGCTGGTCCGCTCCATCAACACCTCGGTGGTCGCCCTGCTCCCCGTCGCGTCGATCCTCTTCATCGGCGCGCTGCTGCTGGGTGCGGGCACCCTGCGCGACATCTCGCTGGCCCTGTTCGTCGGCATCATCGCCGGCACGTACTCGTCGGTCTTCCTCGCGCCGCCGCTGTACGTGCAGATGCGCGAGCGCGAGCCCGACATCGCCCGCCAGCGCGAGAAGGTGCTCGCCCGCCGCGGCGGCACCGCCGTCCCCACCACGGGCTCCACGTCGGCCGTGTCCGCCGGTTCCGGAGGCGACCGCGGTGACGGCACCTCCACCGGGACCGCGACGGCCGTGCTCGAGCGCCCCTCGACGCGCCGCACGCCGCGCAGCCCCTCCGGGGGCCAGCGAAGCCAGCCGCGCCGCCCGGGGGGGCGCCGTCGATGA
- a CDS encoding adenine phosphoribosyltransferase yields the protein MSSGTSHRATHRATTTDDDAAGLLALLRAVPDHPAPGITFWDITPLLGDADALARATGALAEAARAMPGGGVDLVAGVEARGFVLGAPLALALGAGFVPLRKAGKLPWRTVRQDYSLEYGEASIEAHEDAVPAGARVLVIDDVLATGGTASAACSLVRRLGGELAGALFLLELTDLDGRAALAGALGGAPVGAVLQTP from the coding sequence ATGAGCAGCGGCACGTCGCACCGCGCCACCCACCGCGCGACCACCACCGACGACGACGCCGCCGGCCTGCTGGCCCTGCTGCGCGCCGTGCCCGACCACCCGGCGCCGGGCATCACCTTCTGGGACATCACGCCGCTGCTGGGTGACGCCGACGCCCTGGCGAGGGCCACCGGGGCGCTGGCCGAGGCCGCACGGGCCATGCCCGGCGGAGGGGTCGACCTGGTGGCCGGGGTCGAGGCGCGCGGCTTCGTGCTCGGCGCCCCGCTGGCCCTCGCGCTGGGCGCGGGCTTCGTGCCGCTGCGCAAGGCCGGCAAGCTGCCGTGGCGCACCGTCCGCCAGGACTACTCCCTGGAGTACGGCGAGGCGTCCATCGAGGCCCACGAGGACGCCGTCCCCGCCGGAGCGCGCGTGCTCGTCATCGACGACGTCCTCGCCACCGGAGGCACCGCGTCCGCGGCGTGCTCGCTGGTGCGGCGCCTCGGCGGCGAGCTGGCGGGGGCGCTGTTCCTGCTGGAGCTGACCGACCTCGACGGCCGCGCCGCCCTGGCCGGCGCGCTGGGCGGCGCCCCCGTCGGCGCCGTCCTGCAGACCCCCTGA